The Equus caballus isolate H_3958 breed thoroughbred chromosome 13, TB-T2T, whole genome shotgun sequence genome includes a window with the following:
- the OR2AE1 gene encoding olfactory receptor family 2 subfamily AE member 1, which yields MWQRNQTSLADFILEGLFDDSLTHLFLFSLTMVVFLIAVSGNTLTILLICADPQLHTPMYFLLSQLSLMDLMHVSTTIPKMATNYLSGKKSITFVGCVTQHFLYLSVGGAECLLLALMSYDRYVAICHPLRYTVLMNRRVGLMMAVVSWLGASINSLIYTAMLMQYPFCGPRNIRHFYCEFPAVVKLVCGDITVYENTVFISSVLLLLLPIFLVSTSYAFILHSVIQMRSAGSKRNAFATCSSHFIVVSLWFGACMFSYMRPRSRRTPLQDKVGSVFYSIITPTLNPLIYTLRNKDVAKALRRVLGRDVITQRQQLQLS from the coding sequence ATGTGGCAGAGGAATCAGACCTCTCTAGCAGACTTCATCCTTGAAGGCCTCTTTGATGATTCCCTcacccatctttttcttttctccttgaccATGGTGGTCTTCCTGATTGCAGTGAGTGGCAACACCCTCACCATTCTCCTCATCTGTGCTGATCCCCAGCTTCAtacacccatgtacttcctgctcagcCAGCTCTCCCTCATGGATCTGATGCATGTCTCCACAACCATCCCCAAGATGGCTACCAACTACCTATCTGGCAAGAAGTCCATCACCTTTGTGGGCTGTGTGACCCAGCACTTCCTCTATTTGTCTGTGGGTGGTGCTGAGTGTCTTCTCCTAGCTCtcatgtcctatgaccgctacGTTGCCATTTGTCATCCACTGCGTTACACTGTTCTCATGAACAGAAGGGTGGGACTGATGATGGCTGTTGTGTCATGGTTGGGAGCATCCATAAACTCACTAATTTATACCGCAATGTTGATGCAGTACCCTTTTTGTGGTCCTCGAAATATCCGCCACTTCTACTGTGAGTTTCCAGCAGTTGTGAAGTTGGTATGTGGAGACATTACTGTTTATGAGAATACAGTATTCATCAGCAGTGTCctacttctcctcctccccatcttcctTGTTTCTACATCTTATGCCTTCATTCTCCACAGTGTCATTCAGATGCGTTCAGCTGGGAGTAAGAGAAATGCCTTTGCCACTTGTAGCTCTCACTTCATTGTGGTTTCCCTCTGGTTTGGTGCCTGCATGTTCTCATATATGAGGCCCAGGTCCAGGCGCACTCCATTACAAGATAAAGTTGGATCTGTGTTCTATAGCATCATTACTCCCACACTGAATCCTTTAATTTATACTCTTCGG